The Marinobacter subterrani genome has a segment encoding these proteins:
- a CDS encoding ABC transporter ATP-binding protein, which translates to MSTTAPPPEDWLLEVNNLSCGYGGDSVVKDVSFALSHGDIGCLLGPSGCGKSTILRALAGFLPLTGGEIRLESQAISLPGRTLPPEKRRIGMVFQDYALFPHLTIADNVGFGLRNMAKAERRQKVMELLNVVHLQDLADNYPHELSGGQQQRVALARALAPEPTLILLDEPFSNLDADLRRRLSLDVREILKTLGISAILVTHDQQEAFAMCDQVAVLRDGRIQQWDVPYNLYHEPANRFVASFVGQGGFIPGKALGPDTIDSELGVIHGNRAYRWSPGTLLDVLIRPDDIVHDPDSDLQPKVVEKTFAGTSTLYRFRCSEDTEFEALFRSHLDFHLGEHVPVRVEADHLIAFERTA; encoded by the coding sequence GAGTACCACCGCTCCACCTCCTGAAGACTGGCTGCTTGAGGTCAACAATCTGTCGTGTGGCTACGGCGGCGATTCCGTGGTCAAGGATGTCAGCTTTGCCTTGAGCCATGGCGACATTGGCTGCCTGCTGGGTCCCAGTGGCTGCGGCAAAAGCACCATCCTGCGGGCCCTGGCGGGGTTTCTGCCATTAACGGGGGGGGAGATCCGCCTTGAGTCCCAGGCCATCAGTCTGCCCGGCCGCACCCTGCCGCCGGAGAAGCGCCGAATCGGCATGGTGTTCCAGGACTACGCCCTGTTCCCGCACCTGACCATTGCCGACAACGTTGGTTTCGGGCTGCGTAATATGGCCAAGGCCGAGAGGCGGCAGAAAGTCATGGAACTGCTCAATGTGGTTCACCTCCAGGATCTCGCGGACAACTATCCGCATGAACTGTCCGGTGGCCAGCAGCAACGGGTTGCACTGGCACGTGCGCTGGCCCCCGAGCCCACCCTGATCCTGCTGGATGAGCCGTTTTCCAACCTCGATGCCGATCTGCGCCGGCGCCTGAGCCTGGATGTTCGTGAAATCCTCAAGACACTGGGCATCAGCGCTATCCTGGTGACCCACGATCAGCAGGAAGCCTTCGCCATGTGTGATCAGGTGGCGGTGTTGCGGGACGGCCGGATCCAGCAGTGGGACGTGCCGTACAATCTGTATCATGAGCCTGCCAACCGCTTCGTCGCCAGTTTCGTCGGCCAGGGCGGCTTCATTCCGGGCAAGGCCCTGGGGCCGGACACCATCGACTCGGAACTGGGCGTCATCCACGGCAACCGCGCCTACAGGTGGTCACCGGGCACCCTTCTGGATGTGCTGATACGGCCCGATGATATCGTCCACGACCCGGACTCGGATCTGCAGCCCAAGGTGGTCGAGAAAACCTTCGCAGGCACGTCCACCCTCTACCGGTTCCGCTGTTCCGAAGACACCGAGTTCGAAGCCCTGTTCCGGAGCCATCTGGATTTCCATCTGGGCGAGCATGTCCCGGTGCGCGTGGAGGCGGACCACCTGATCGCGTTCGAGCGCACCGCCTGA
- the glpK gene encoding glycerol kinase GlpK — translation MTRYLLAIDQGTTSSRAIVFDQMGTSVAADQQEFHQYFPKDGWVEHDAREIWDSSLAVCRSALGKAGIKASDLAGIGITNQRETTVIWDRATGEPIYHAIVWQDRRTASWCTKLKSDGHEDSVVERTGLLIDPYFSATKIAWILDNVDGARARAESGELAFGTVDSWLLWNLTDGKSHRTDATNASRTALFNIHTQDWDDELLALFRVPRALLPEVLDSAADYGTSESRWLGSPVIIAGIAGDQHAALVGQACFSPGMAKSTYGTGCFLMLNTGDQAVRSENRLLTTMAYRLNGKPCYAVEGSIFVAGAAMQWLRDGLKLIAHANESAAHAEAVGVENPVYLVPAFTGLGAPHWDPHARGAIMGLTRDTGIGEIVTAGLQSVCYQTKDLVRAIQNDGARLETLRVDGGMVVNDWLMQFLADILNVTVDRPKVTETTALGAAYLAGLQTGVFDSLEQISGLWACERRFRPGMRPALRESLYAGWLDAVERVCNN, via the coding sequence ATGACCCGCTATCTTCTTGCGATTGATCAGGGTACAACCAGTTCCCGTGCCATTGTTTTTGACCAGATGGGCACCAGTGTTGCTGCCGACCAGCAGGAGTTCCATCAATATTTCCCCAAAGACGGCTGGGTTGAGCACGATGCCCGGGAGATCTGGGACAGCAGTCTGGCCGTCTGTCGGAGTGCCCTGGGCAAGGCCGGTATCAAAGCCAGTGATCTGGCCGGCATTGGTATCACCAACCAGCGGGAAACTACCGTCATCTGGGATCGCGCCACCGGAGAGCCGATCTACCATGCCATTGTCTGGCAGGATCGTCGCACCGCCTCCTGGTGCACCAAGCTCAAGTCCGACGGGCACGAAGACAGCGTTGTCGAGCGCACCGGCCTGCTGATAGATCCCTATTTCTCCGCCACCAAGATTGCCTGGATTCTGGATAACGTAGACGGCGCCCGAGCCCGGGCAGAATCCGGCGAACTGGCGTTCGGCACAGTGGACAGCTGGCTGTTGTGGAACCTTACCGACGGCAAGTCCCATCGCACCGACGCTACCAATGCCTCACGCACGGCGCTTTTCAATATTCACACGCAGGACTGGGACGACGAACTTCTGGCCCTGTTCCGTGTGCCCCGCGCCCTGTTGCCGGAGGTGCTGGACAGTGCGGCGGATTACGGCACTTCGGAATCCCGGTGGCTGGGCAGCCCCGTCATTATTGCGGGCATTGCCGGCGACCAGCACGCCGCCCTGGTGGGCCAGGCCTGTTTCAGTCCGGGCATGGCCAAGAGCACCTACGGTACCGGATGCTTTCTGATGCTCAACACCGGGGATCAGGCGGTTCGTTCCGAGAATCGGTTGCTGACGACCATGGCCTACCGCCTGAATGGCAAACCCTGTTATGCGGTGGAGGGCAGTATTTTTGTTGCCGGGGCCGCCATGCAATGGCTGCGAGACGGGCTGAAGCTGATCGCGCACGCTAATGAGTCTGCGGCGCATGCAGAGGCCGTTGGGGTGGAGAACCCGGTTTATCTGGTGCCCGCATTTACCGGCCTGGGTGCGCCGCACTGGGACCCTCATGCCCGCGGGGCCATCATGGGCCTGACCCGGGATACGGGGATTGGCGAGATCGTCACGGCGGGTCTGCAATCGGTGTGTTACCAGACCAAGGACCTGGTGCGCGCCATCCAGAACGACGGCGCGCGGCTTGAGACCCTGCGGGTGGATGGCGGTATGGTGGTGAACGACTGGCTGATGCAGTTTCTGGCGGACATTCTGAATGTCACCGTTGACCGGCCGAAGGTAACAGAGACCACGGCGCTCGGGGCCGCCTACCTCGCCGGGCTGCAGACCGGCGTATTCGATAGTCTTGAGCAGATATCCGGGCTCTGGGCGTGTGAACGCCGGTTCCGCCCCGGCATGCGGCCAGCCCTGCGCGAATCGCTCTATGCCGGCTGGCTTGATGCCGTGGAGCGGGTCTGTAACAACTGA
- a CDS encoding ATP-binding protein, which translates to MPLKFFLKLYAPLAGLSALVVLLCVFLFAGLNSVRSQYWHEQFPAPLMRWLASAPAPAHQYHWLKQTVDLRVADASEFALSRVALERLGYGQVVSIDSDIGYRVLATDLSGQVLQLRLAHPYHDVSETIGLIFRWHLDSTTLANRPDVASQIARALHVDVRPLNDRALLPGPDVLDQVAERGLAFYPADSGGDGRVIIRLSDGELYRIDMPPPFNPWAWPVVLMLVLVLGGVLGLALFLALREVDSNLRTVESVAVRIARGDMSARVQAGEGTLISRLAASFNGMAEHMQRLVQVQREMIHAVSHELRTPVARIRFGVQMIEDCKDQASMQRQLDGIDGDIQELDELIDEILTYARLEQGGPVFSLQECSVTDIVRQVVAEQQLIRPQLSIEGKIEDASETWALSDVEPRYLHRAIQNLVGNAGRYAEGRVVVNCHFDEDNCRIDVEDDGPGIPEQDWEKVFTAFARLDDSRTRTSGGYGLGLSIVRRILYWHGGQAFVGRSDTLGGARFSLVWPRKKSLEAVV; encoded by the coding sequence ATGCCCCTGAAGTTCTTCCTTAAGCTCTATGCCCCCCTTGCCGGCCTGTCTGCGCTGGTTGTCCTGCTCTGTGTTTTCCTGTTTGCCGGCCTCAATTCCGTTCGTTCGCAGTACTGGCATGAACAGTTCCCGGCGCCGCTGATGCGTTGGCTGGCGTCCGCACCGGCACCGGCACATCAGTATCACTGGCTGAAGCAGACGGTCGATCTCAGGGTTGCCGATGCATCGGAATTCGCCCTGTCCCGGGTGGCACTGGAGAGGCTGGGTTATGGTCAGGTTGTCAGCATCGACAGTGACATCGGGTACCGGGTGCTGGCCACCGATCTTTCCGGGCAGGTACTTCAACTGCGTCTTGCCCATCCCTACCATGATGTGTCCGAAACCATCGGCCTGATCTTCCGCTGGCACCTGGATTCGACCACGCTGGCGAACCGCCCGGACGTTGCCTCGCAAATAGCCCGGGCTTTGCATGTGGATGTCCGGCCACTGAATGACCGTGCTCTGCTGCCGGGGCCGGATGTGCTGGATCAGGTGGCCGAGCGCGGGCTGGCCTTCTATCCGGCGGACTCCGGTGGCGATGGCAGAGTGATTATCCGGCTCTCGGATGGGGAGCTTTACCGGATTGATATGCCCCCGCCTTTCAACCCCTGGGCCTGGCCCGTTGTTCTCATGCTGGTGCTGGTGCTCGGCGGAGTGCTTGGCCTGGCCCTGTTCCTGGCCCTCCGGGAAGTGGACAGCAACCTTAGAACCGTTGAGTCAGTGGCGGTTCGTATAGCTCGCGGGGACATGAGTGCAAGAGTTCAGGCGGGCGAGGGGACCCTGATTTCCCGGCTCGCAGCGTCCTTTAATGGTATGGCCGAGCATATGCAACGGCTGGTTCAGGTGCAGCGGGAAATGATTCATGCGGTGTCCCACGAGTTGCGTACCCCTGTGGCCCGAATCCGGTTTGGCGTCCAGATGATTGAGGACTGCAAGGACCAGGCCTCGATGCAGCGGCAACTGGACGGGATTGACGGGGATATCCAGGAACTCGATGAGCTGATTGATGAGATTCTCACATACGCCAGGCTCGAGCAGGGCGGACCGGTGTTCTCCCTCCAGGAATGCTCGGTGACTGATATTGTTCGTCAGGTCGTGGCGGAGCAACAGTTGATAAGGCCCCAGTTGAGCATCGAAGGCAAGATCGAAGATGCCTCCGAAACCTGGGCGCTGTCCGATGTGGAGCCGCGCTATCTGCATCGGGCGATCCAGAATCTCGTAGGGAACGCAGGCCGCTATGCCGAAGGCAGGGTTGTCGTAAATTGTCATTTTGACGAAGACAATTGCCGGATCGACGTGGAAGACGACGGCCCGGGTATTCCGGAGCAGGACTGGGAAAAGGTGTTTACCGCCTTTGCCCGGCTGGACGACAGCCGGACCCGCACGTCAGGCGGCTACGGCCTCGGTTTGTCCATCGTCCGGCGGATACTCTACTGGCATGGCGGCCAGGCTTTCGTCGGCAGGAGCGACACCCTGGGCGGTGCCAGATTCAGTCTGGTCTGGCCGCGAAAGAAGTCTTTGGAAGCCGTTGTGTGA